A region of bacterium DNA encodes the following proteins:
- a CDS encoding GHMP kinase, with product MVITQTPLRLSLAGGGSDLAEFYKGGSGKVISTAIDKYIYVIVKERFDDKIVLNYSRREIVDEVSEIEHDLIREAMLRTGVRRGVEITTLADIPSEGSGLGSSSSVVVGLLNAMYMYRSEQVTAERLAREACEIEIERCSKPIGKQDQYAAAYGGLRVYTFHPDESVDVEPVELSARSLWQFGSSLMLFYTGRTRKSAEILTEQKAQTCNRRGNLEAMLPLVGTIRASLCGGRFDDVGRALHDGWTLKKKMASRVSDGEIDSVYEQAREAGAIGGKIAGAGGGGFLLLYVPVQHQEKVRTALSGMFELTFLPERDGSKVIFNLRRYPFK from the coding sequence ATGGTAATTACGCAAACTCCGCTGCGTCTCAGTCTCGCCGGCGGCGGGTCTGATCTTGCCGAGTTCTACAAGGGCGGTTCGGGCAAGGTTATTTCGACAGCGATTGACAAGTACATTTATGTGATCGTCAAGGAACGTTTCGACGACAAGATCGTGCTCAATTACTCCCGCAGGGAGATCGTGGACGAGGTGTCGGAAATCGAGCACGACCTGATTCGCGAAGCCATGCTGCGCACAGGAGTCCGGCGGGGCGTGGAGATCACGACGCTGGCGGATATTCCTTCGGAAGGCAGCGGCCTCGGTTCATCCTCTTCGGTGGTGGTAGGGCTGTTGAACGCGATGTACATGTATCGCAGCGAGCAGGTGACCGCGGAGCGGCTGGCGCGCGAAGCATGCGAGATCGAAATCGAGCGGTGCAGCAAGCCCATCGGCAAGCAGGATCAGTATGCGGCGGCGTATGGCGGCCTGCGCGTCTACACCTTTCATCCGGATGAGTCCGTGGACGTGGAACCGGTGGAACTCTCGGCGCGCTCCCTCTGGCAATTCGGGTCGAGCCTGATGCTGTTCTACACCGGGCGCACGCGCAAATCGGCGGAGATCCTCACCGAGCAGAAGGCGCAAACCTGCAACCGGCGCGGAAATCTTGAGGCGATGCTGCCCTTAGTCGGAACGATCCGCGCGTCGCTGTGCGGCGGCCGGTTTGATGACGTGGGACGCGCGCTGCATGACGGGTGGACTCTCAAAAAGAAAATGGCGTCGCGCGTGAGCGACGGCGAGATCGATTCGGTTTATGAGCAGGCGCGCGAAGCGGGCGCCATCGGCGGCAAGATCGCGGGAGCCGGCGGCGGCGGATTTTTGCTGTTGTACGTGCCGGTGCAGCACCAGGAAAAGGTGCGCACGGCTCTTTCCGGCATGTTCGAACTGACATTTCTTCCCGAACGCGACGGGAGCAAGGTGATCTTCAATCTTCGGCGTTACCCCTTTAAATGA
- a CDS encoding SIS domain-containing protein, giving the protein MLRRMFDELPLDAVERVLQLFETAYREDRTVFICGNGGSFSTASHWVCDFSKGTNAPGVKRMRMIGLGDNIPMLTAYANDVHYDEVFAEPLRTYARAGDVVVLLTASGNSPNILSAAKAAKEVGAVTVGLIGFGGGKLAPLVDYPIVVACREYGPVEDLHLVLDHIISLHMRSVIAQNAS; this is encoded by the coding sequence ATGCTTCGCCGCATGTTCGATGAACTGCCGCTCGACGCCGTCGAGCGCGTGTTGCAACTTTTCGAAACCGCCTACCGGGAAGACCGCACCGTATTTATCTGCGGCAACGGCGGCTCCTTTTCCACGGCCAGCCACTGGGTTTGCGATTTCTCCAAGGGCACGAATGCCCCGGGTGTGAAACGCATGCGTATGATCGGCCTGGGAGACAACATTCCCATGCTGACCGCCTACGCCAACGACGTGCATTACGACGAAGTGTTTGCCGAGCCGCTCCGCACCTATGCGCGCGCAGGCGACGTGGTGGTGCTGCTGACCGCCTCGGGCAACTCCCCCAACATCCTCTCCGCGGCCAAGGCGGCCAAAGAGGTGGGTGCGGTGACGGTGGGCCTGATCGGCTTCGGCGGCGGCAAACTGGCTCCCCTGGTGGACTATCCCATCGTGGTGGCGTGCCGGGAGTACGGCCCGGTGGAAGACCTGCATCTCGTTCTCGATCACATCATCAGCCTTCACATGCGCAGCGTTATTGCCCAGAACGCCTCTTAA
- a CDS encoding UDP-glucose/GDP-mannose dehydrogenase family protein, whose protein sequence is MKLVVIGTGYVGLVTGACLAETGHHVVCVDIDREKIEALKKGAIPIYEPGLEEIIVRNIAKERLKFTTDLASVIPAAEILMIAVGTPPNEDGSADLSHVLTVAESIGKHLNGYKIVVNKSTVPIGTGDLVREKIASLTKHDFDVVSNPEFLKEGDAVNDFMKPDRIVVGVSGDRAEAMMRHLYAPFQRTGHRLIVMDVRSAEMTKYAANAMLATKISFMNELANLCETVGADITNVRYGIGSDTRIGSQFLFPGVGYGGSCFPKDVSALNKIANAAKKPLRILNAVEEVNSLQRLRLVEKLVGHFGENLQGKTFALWGLAFKPRTDDMREAPSIYTTAELTKRGAKVRGYDPAAMKEARRVMGDRIELFEDSYSLLNGADALLIMTEWQEFRDPDFARIKELLKAPVIFDGRNLFEPAEIRQMGFEYYCIGRK, encoded by the coding sequence ATGAAACTTGTCGTGATCGGCACCGGCTACGTCGGATTAGTCACCGGTGCTTGTCTTGCTGAAACCGGCCACCACGTCGTGTGCGTGGACATTGACCGGGAGAAGATCGAAGCCCTCAAGAAGGGCGCAATTCCGATTTATGAGCCGGGGCTGGAAGAAATCATCGTGCGCAACATCGCCAAGGAGCGACTGAAGTTCACGACGGACCTTGCGTCCGTGATTCCCGCCGCGGAGATTCTGATGATTGCCGTGGGTACGCCGCCGAACGAAGACGGCTCCGCGGACCTGTCCCATGTGCTGACGGTTGCCGAGTCCATCGGCAAGCATCTGAACGGCTACAAGATCGTGGTCAATAAGTCGACCGTTCCTATCGGCACGGGTGATCTGGTGCGGGAGAAGATCGCATCGCTGACGAAACACGATTTCGACGTGGTATCGAATCCCGAGTTTCTGAAGGAAGGTGACGCGGTCAACGACTTCATGAAACCGGACAGGATTGTGGTGGGCGTGAGCGGCGACCGCGCCGAAGCGATGATGCGGCACTTGTATGCGCCGTTTCAGAGAACGGGCCACCGCCTGATCGTGATGGACGTGCGTTCCGCCGAAATGACGAAGTACGCCGCCAACGCGATGCTGGCCACGAAGATTTCGTTTATGAACGAGCTGGCCAACCTGTGCGAGACGGTGGGAGCGGACATCACGAATGTGCGTTACGGCATCGGATCGGACACGCGCATCGGTTCGCAGTTTCTGTTTCCCGGTGTGGGCTACGGCGGTTCCTGTTTTCCGAAGGACGTGTCCGCGCTGAACAAGATCGCGAATGCGGCGAAGAAGCCACTGCGGATTTTGAACGCGGTCGAAGAGGTCAACAGCCTGCAACGGCTGCGGCTGGTCGAGAAACTGGTCGGCCATTTCGGCGAGAATCTGCAAGGCAAGACGTTTGCCCTGTGGGGGCTGGCGTTCAAGCCGCGTACGGACGATATGCGCGAGGCGCCCTCGATCTACACGACCGCCGAACTGACAAAACGTGGCGCGAAGGTGCGCGGCTATGATCCGGCGGCCATGAAAGAGGCTCGCCGGGTGATGGGCGACCGCATTGAGCTGTTCGAAGACAGTTACAGCCTGCTGAACGGCGCGGACGCGCTGCTGATCATGACGGAGTGGCAGGAATTCCGCGATCCGGATTTTGCGCGGATCAAGGAGTTGCTGAAGGCACCGGTGATCTTCGACGGCCGCAATCTGTTCGAGCCCGCCGAAATACGGCAGATGGGTTTCGAGTATTACTGTATCGGACGAAAGTAG
- a CDS encoding Ig-like domain-containing protein: MKSLSIILPAVLLTMLLALSCARIGAPPGGPEDKTGPRVVSSFPVPDTTNVPRKLVARLVFSKPVNHKSVEAALYMSPDPRQRLRYHWHGNTLDLIYLDSLLENRTYVISMGSQAKDTRGNPAGTTTTVAFSTGSRIDRGSVDGWVSDVAAPQAVSVWAYHLRGDTVPNPISDEADYRLQVGSDSRFHFGYLREGRYRVFAVNDRNFDGLWNPSAEPIGIPPWDVTVGDSLTPWLSFRLMMQDSAAPTLRALREFNEHEMDVRTSRAVPVLQGHFVSGTGDSIRQLDAFPDSAGSEIWRVFPERPLTAGLWTVTVSGMDNLGLRFTATDTVSARALPDTARPHMTTDPAARMMTRIPPSAMHLMFDKPVTLDSLAPINFRMTAGTDTDTVVVRLQIRNPHMWDVVPATPLLAGKPVKLRFDGRAVRDLAGHTLLDTTVNVQFGVLSPDSMGGIKGELATKVSAPYLYRMLSFKGRTTEVAKTVAPGPGAFSLELLPVGKYLIEVTRDANRDSTYSYGRMWPFNFSEPFLTSPDTVTIRARWEYETQINWQDNR, from the coding sequence GTGAAATCACTTTCCATCATCCTTCCGGCGGTGTTGCTGACGATGCTGCTGGCATTGTCCTGCGCGCGTATCGGCGCGCCGCCGGGTGGACCGGAAGACAAGACCGGTCCACGCGTCGTCAGTTCCTTTCCGGTGCCCGACACCACCAATGTTCCGCGCAAGCTGGTTGCGCGGCTTGTGTTTTCCAAGCCCGTTAACCACAAGTCCGTGGAGGCGGCGCTGTATATGTCGCCGGATCCGCGTCAACGTCTGCGTTACCATTGGCACGGCAACACGCTGGATCTCATTTATCTCGATTCGCTGCTGGAGAACCGCACGTATGTAATCAGCATGGGCAGCCAGGCCAAGGATACGCGCGGCAATCCGGCGGGCACAACCACCACGGTGGCCTTTTCCACGGGATCGCGGATCGATCGCGGCTCGGTTGACGGCTGGGTGTCGGACGTGGCCGCTCCGCAGGCGGTGTCGGTGTGGGCGTATCACCTGCGCGGCGATACGGTGCCGAACCCGATCAGCGATGAGGCCGATTACCGGCTGCAGGTGGGCAGCGATTCCAGATTTCATTTCGGATATTTGCGCGAAGGACGCTACCGGGTATTCGCGGTGAATGACCGGAACTTCGATGGGCTGTGGAATCCTTCGGCGGAGCCGATAGGTATTCCGCCGTGGGATGTTACGGTGGGTGATTCCCTCACTCCGTGGCTGTCTTTCCGGCTGATGATGCAGGACAGCGCGGCGCCGACGCTGCGCGCTCTGCGCGAGTTCAACGAACACGAAATGGACGTCCGCACCAGCCGCGCGGTGCCGGTATTGCAAGGGCACTTTGTGAGCGGAACGGGAGATTCGATCCGGCAACTGGATGCCTTTCCCGATTCGGCGGGTTCGGAAATCTGGCGGGTTTTCCCCGAGCGCCCATTGACGGCGGGATTGTGGACCGTCACCGTTTCGGGTATGGACAATCTTGGACTGCGATTTACGGCGACGGACACAGTGAGCGCACGGGCGCTTCCCGACACTGCGCGACCGCACATGACGACCGATCCTGCCGCGCGCATGATGACGCGCATTCCCCCCTCCGCGATGCACCTGATGTTCGATAAGCCGGTGACGCTCGATAGCCTTGCACCGATTAATTTCCGAATGACGGCAGGCACCGACACCGACACGGTGGTGGTTCGGCTGCAAATTCGCAATCCGCATATGTGGGACGTTGTTCCGGCGACGCCGTTGCTTGCGGGAAAGCCCGTGAAACTTCGGTTTGACGGAAGGGCCGTGCGAGATCTTGCCGGTCATACCTTGCTGGACACGACGGTAAATGTGCAGTTCGGCGTGCTTTCTCCCGACAGCATGGGCGGCATAAAAGGGGAACTGGCGACCAAGGTGAGCGCGCCGTACCTTTACCGGATGTTGAGCTTTAAAGGCCGCACAACAGAGGTGGCAAAGACGGTTGCTCCGGGGCCGGGAGCGTTCTCGCTGGAGTTGCTGCCTGTCGGCAAGTACCTGATCGAAGTGACGCGCGACGCGAATCGCGACAGCACGTATTCCTATGGCCGCATGTGGCCTTTCAATTTCTCCGAGCCGTTTCTGACATCCCCGGACACGGTGACGATCCGCGCCCGCTGGGAATATGAAACGCAAATTAATTGGCAAGATAACCGTTAG
- a CDS encoding mannose-1-phosphate guanylyltransferase has translation MLHSVIMAGGIGARFWPLSRRQKPKQLLDLLGEGTLIEQTIARVEPMVPPSQRWIVTNHEQMAMIRETVPSIAEAQFIIEPMGRNTAPAIGLSAVRLLREDPDAVMIVLPADHRIDHVEDFRQCLRTAVDLVKDSDVLATIGIKPTRPETGYGYIQMDTAGVELAPLTYRVKTFAEKPNAATAKLFLESGEFLWNSGIFIWRADVIMQQISEYLPQWYSGLQEIAAAMGSDQENAVAKQVFGALKGISIDYGVMERAPSVAVIKGTFGWSDVGSWDEVWRLLSKDEGGNACRGNVQSVDSKDNLVLSQKKLIALVGVHDLVVVDAGDALLICPRESSQQVRAIVEKLEKQGLERYL, from the coding sequence ATGCTCCACTCCGTCATTATGGCGGGCGGAATCGGCGCGCGGTTCTGGCCGCTGAGCCGCCGTCAGAAGCCCAAGCAACTTCTCGATTTGCTGGGTGAAGGCACTTTGATCGAGCAGACCATTGCCCGCGTGGAGCCGATGGTTCCGCCGTCGCAGCGCTGGATCGTGACCAATCACGAGCAGATGGCGATGATCCGCGAGACGGTGCCGTCCATTGCCGAGGCGCAGTTCATCATCGAGCCGATGGGCCGCAACACCGCGCCGGCCATTGGCCTGTCCGCCGTGAGATTGCTGCGGGAAGATCCCGATGCGGTGATGATCGTGCTGCCTGCGGATCACCGGATCGACCACGTCGAAGATTTTCGCCAGTGCCTGCGCACAGCAGTGGATCTGGTGAAAGACTCGGACGTGCTGGCCACCATCGGCATCAAGCCTACGCGGCCCGAAACGGGCTACGGATATATCCAGATGGATACCGCGGGTGTGGAATTGGCCCCGCTGACGTACCGCGTGAAGACGTTTGCCGAAAAGCCCAATGCGGCGACGGCGAAACTGTTTCTGGAGAGCGGCGAGTTCCTGTGGAACAGCGGCATTTTCATCTGGCGCGCGGACGTGATCATGCAGCAGATTTCCGAGTATCTGCCCCAATGGTACAGCGGCTTGCAGGAAATCGCGGCGGCGATGGGAAGCGATCAGGAAAATGCCGTAGCCAAGCAGGTGTTCGGCGCGCTGAAAGGGATTTCCATCGACTACGGCGTGATGGAACGCGCTCCCAGCGTGGCGGTGATCAAAGGCACGTTCGGGTGGAGTGACGTCGGCAGTTGGGATGAAGTGTGGCGGCTGCTCTCCAAAGACGAGGGCGGAAACGCGTGCCGGGGAAATGTTCAATCGGTGGATTCGAAGGATAATCTGGTGCTCTCGCAGAAGAAATTGATTGCGCTGGTGGGCGTGCATGATCTGGTGGTTGTGGACGCGGGAGACGCGCTGCTGATCTGTCCGCGAGAGAGTTCGCAGCAGGTGCGGGCAATTGTGGAGAAGCTGGAAAAACAGGGACTCGAGCGGTATCTGTAG
- the meaB gene encoding methylmalonyl Co-A mutase-associated GTPase MeaB yields the protein MKDQRVEEMLGGSRVALSRVLTRVENRRDEASEILRRLSDKIGRAVRIGLTGPPGAGKSTLVAAYTRALRKLDMKVGILAVDPTSPFSGGALLGDRVRMGSVAMDPGVFVRSLATRGDLGGLAEAAGDMADVMDAAGFDVILFETVGVGQSELEVVQYADCTVVVLVPESGDAIQGMKAGLMEIADVFAINKSDREGSDRFAADLRAAIHLKHWGEWTPPIVPVVALHDKGMDEFHAAITQHLEFLKSSGLFDKRRTDRVRLRIERFVEQKLVQEFWTEARLEKLETAIRLDRSPYEISLELLKGAR from the coding sequence GTGAAGGATCAGCGCGTAGAGGAGATGCTGGGCGGATCGCGAGTGGCGCTTTCGCGCGTGCTGACGCGTGTGGAGAATCGCCGCGACGAAGCCAGCGAGATACTGCGGCGGCTGTCCGACAAAATCGGGCGCGCGGTGAGGATTGGATTGACCGGACCTCCGGGAGCGGGAAAGAGCACGCTGGTGGCCGCGTACACACGGGCGCTGCGGAAGCTCGATATGAAGGTGGGCATTCTGGCGGTGGATCCGACGAGTCCGTTTTCTGGCGGCGCGCTCTTGGGCGACCGTGTGCGGATGGGATCGGTGGCGATGGACCCGGGAGTGTTTGTGCGCTCGCTGGCGACGCGGGGAGATTTGGGCGGGCTTGCCGAAGCGGCGGGGGACATGGCCGACGTGATGGACGCGGCAGGGTTCGATGTTATTCTTTTTGAGACCGTGGGCGTGGGGCAGTCGGAGTTGGAAGTGGTGCAGTATGCCGACTGCACGGTGGTGGTGCTGGTGCCGGAGTCGGGCGACGCGATTCAGGGGATGAAGGCGGGGCTGATGGAGATCGCGGACGTGTTTGCGATCAACAAGTCGGACCGCGAGGGCTCAGACCGCTTTGCGGCGGATCTGCGCGCGGCGATTCATCTCAAACACTGGGGCGAGTGGACGCCACCAATTGTGCCTGTGGTGGCGCTGCATGACAAGGGCATGGATGAGTTTCACGCGGCGATCACGCAACATTTGGAATTCTTGAAATCATCGGGGTTGTTCGATAAGCGGCGCACGGACCGCGTACGGCTGCGGATTGAGCGGTTTGTCGAGCAGAAGCTGGTTCAGGAATTCTGGACGGAAGCACGGCTGGAGAAATTAGAAACGGCGATCCGTTTGGACAGATCGCCGTATGAAATCAGCTTGGAGTTGCTCAAGGGAGCGCGTTGA
- the rlmN gene encoding 23S rRNA (adenine(2503)-C(2))-methyltransferase RlmN, whose product MTRTKISLIGLTRSELESFAAELGEPSYRGKQLYRWLYHRRARSFEDMSDLPAMFRQKLAESAEAGELTEVLRTLPSADKAVKFLFGLSDSLRVESVYLPESPGETVCISTQVGCALGCTFCATGKMGFFRNLTPGEIVLQVLEIERLIGTRVTNIVFMGMGEPLNNYENVKTALAILTDPEGVGITPSKITVSTVGIVPMIERWMKDLPPAKLAISLHATTDERRSAIMPVNRAFPLDMLFKTLRRFAHVTQHRLTFEYIMIAGYNDRREDAENLHYLLRNIPAKVNLIRLHPTGGDLPPSSDQAIDRFMGWLVEEGIHCTLRESRGVEKSAACGMLYTEEPFHPTKARAWEQQA is encoded by the coding sequence ATGACCCGCACTAAAATATCACTTATCGGTTTAACTCGTAGCGAACTGGAAAGTTTCGCGGCAGAGCTGGGCGAACCGTCCTACCGGGGAAAGCAGCTCTATCGCTGGCTGTACCACCGCCGCGCCCGCTCGTTCGAGGACATGAGCGATCTGCCTGCTATGTTTCGCCAAAAACTGGCCGAATCTGCCGAGGCAGGCGAACTGACCGAAGTCCTCCGCACTCTGCCTTCCGCAGACAAAGCCGTCAAATTTCTCTTCGGCCTGAGCGACAGTCTGCGCGTCGAGTCCGTCTACCTGCCCGAAAGCCCCGGCGAAACGGTCTGCATCTCCACGCAGGTCGGCTGTGCCCTTGGCTGCACCTTCTGCGCCACGGGCAAGATGGGTTTCTTCCGGAATCTGACGCCCGGAGAAATTGTGCTGCAGGTGCTGGAAATCGAACGGCTGATCGGCACCCGCGTCACCAACATCGTCTTCATGGGCATGGGCGAGCCGCTCAACAACTATGAGAATGTGAAGACCGCGCTGGCCATTCTCACCGATCCGGAAGGCGTAGGCATTACTCCATCGAAGATCACCGTCTCGACCGTCGGCATCGTACCGATGATCGAACGCTGGATGAAAGACCTGCCGCCGGCCAAACTTGCCATCTCGCTGCATGCCACCACCGACGAGCGCCGCAGCGCCATTATGCCGGTCAATCGCGCTTTTCCGCTGGATATGCTCTTCAAAACTCTGCGCCGCTTTGCGCACGTCACGCAGCACCGGCTGACCTTCGAATACATCATGATCGCGGGCTACAATGACCGTCGCGAAGATGCCGAAAATCTTCACTACCTGCTGCGCAACATTCCCGCTAAGGTCAATCTGATTCGTCTCCACCCCACCGGCGGAGATCTGCCGCCCAGTTCCGATCAGGCCATCGACCGCTTCATGGGCTGGCTGGTTGAAGAAGGCATCCACTGCACGCTGCGCGAGAGTCGCGGTGTCGAAAAGAGCGCCGCCTGCGGTATGCTCTATACCGAAGAACCCTTCCACCCCACCAAAGCACGGGCCTGGGAGCAGCAGGCGTGA
- a CDS encoding MoxR family ATPase: MAPVSDLDALKSLRDSRDALKREIGKVIVGQDQVIAELLISLLARGHCLLVGVPGLAKTLLISTLAQVLDLKFSRIQFTPDLMPSDITGMEIAEEDRSTGHRTFKFIKGPVFANIVLADEVNRTPPKTQAALLQAMQEHEVTAAGETYRLEEPFFVLATQNPIEQEGTYPLPEAQLDRFMFNLWVDYPTMAEEVAIVKTTTSAALSDVKRVLNGQQIQDLQSLVRRVPVSDNVVEYAVKLVQRTRPAATDAPQFIKDYVSWGCGPRASQYLILGAKTRAALDGRPTPEIDDVRAVALPVLRHRLVMSFNAEADGVKVQELVTRLLDGK, encoded by the coding sequence ATGGCGCCAGTCAGTGATCTGGATGCATTGAAATCACTACGTGACTCCCGCGATGCCCTGAAGCGCGAAATCGGCAAAGTGATCGTCGGTCAGGATCAGGTGATCGCGGAACTGCTGATCTCTCTTTTGGCGCGCGGCCACTGTCTGCTGGTCGGCGTGCCCGGCCTGGCCAAGACGCTGTTGATCTCTACACTGGCGCAGGTGCTGGATCTGAAGTTCAGCCGCATTCAATTTACGCCGGATCTGATGCCGTCGGATATTACGGGCATGGAGATCGCGGAAGAAGATCGCAGTACGGGCCATCGCACGTTCAAGTTCATCAAGGGGCCGGTGTTCGCGAATATCGTGCTGGCGGATGAAGTGAACCGTACACCGCCGAAGACGCAAGCCGCGCTGCTGCAGGCGATGCAGGAGCATGAAGTGACGGCCGCTGGCGAAACCTACCGCCTCGAAGAGCCGTTCTTTGTGCTGGCGACGCAGAATCCGATTGAGCAGGAAGGCACCTATCCGCTGCCGGAAGCGCAGCTCGACCGCTTTATGTTCAACCTGTGGGTGGACTATCCGACAATGGCGGAGGAAGTGGCGATAGTGAAGACTACGACCTCGGCGGCGTTGTCGGATGTGAAGCGCGTGCTGAATGGCCAGCAGATTCAGGATTTGCAGTCATTGGTGCGCCGCGTGCCGGTGTCGGATAATGTGGTGGAATACGCGGTGAAGCTGGTGCAGCGCACCCGTCCTGCCGCGACCGATGCTCCGCAGTTTATTAAGGATTATGTGAGCTGGGGCTGTGGCCCGCGCGCTTCGCAATACCTGATCTTAGGCGCCAAGACCCGCGCCGCGCTGGATGGCCGCCCCACACCGGAAATCGATGATGTACGCGCGGTGGCTCTGCCCGTGCTGCGCCATCGCCTGGTCATGAGCTTCAATGCCGAAGCCGACGGAGTAAAGGTGCAGGAACTGGTGACAAGATTGCTGGATGGCAAGTAG
- a CDS encoding ATP-binding protein: MLEKHTLTLESIIDHHSLLRTAARIGSLGSAVDTGCRSVHVDAQGVDGVNPVFVAVINCIADFLRSRNVAVVGFTAPKSLVGREQVFEAGLYVWPMHVKQVLPQSSDESPQLKAHFGGANPEVITRFVETFARFFQGVPNLIENLESTLAELMDNVSAHSGSNEGGWIAAKYDGEERVLRFSICDLGVSIPVHLRNSDDAYRAMNDVELLDAAFIEGVSGDKKTHFGSGLPYVRDATVRVNGALQVYSGHAIHADLSPRGESVSVNTRFPGTLIMAGWPSL, encoded by the coding sequence GTGTTGGAAAAGCACACACTCACACTTGAATCGATCATTGACCATCATTCGCTTCTGAGGACTGCGGCCCGTATCGGATCGCTTGGCAGCGCAGTTGATACAGGGTGTCGTTCAGTGCATGTGGATGCCCAAGGTGTTGATGGCGTCAACCCGGTGTTCGTCGCCGTGATCAACTGCATCGCCGACTTTTTGCGTTCGCGTAATGTGGCTGTTGTCGGATTCACGGCCCCCAAGTCGCTTGTGGGACGTGAACAAGTGTTCGAGGCCGGTTTGTACGTGTGGCCCATGCACGTGAAGCAGGTGTTGCCGCAATCTTCGGATGAGTCCCCACAACTGAAAGCGCACTTCGGGGGCGCGAACCCAGAAGTGATCACCAGATTTGTCGAGACGTTTGCACGGTTCTTTCAGGGCGTGCCAAATCTGATTGAGAACTTGGAATCGACATTGGCCGAACTGATGGATAACGTATCTGCACACAGCGGTTCGAACGAGGGTGGCTGGATCGCAGCCAAATATGATGGTGAGGAGCGTGTGCTTCGTTTCAGCATATGTGACTTGGGCGTTTCAATTCCTGTTCACCTGCGCAATTCGGACGATGCCTACCGTGCAATGAACGATGTCGAATTGCTGGACGCTGCGTTCATTGAAGGTGTCAGCGGGGACAAGAAGACCCATTTCGGGTCAGGTTTGCCATATGTTCGAGATGCGACTGTGCGCGTGAACGGCGCCTTGCAGGTTTATTCGGGACACGCGATTCACGCCGACCTTTCGCCACGTGGCGAATCAGTCTCAGTCAACACTAGGTTTCCAGGAACGTTGATCATGGCCGGTTGGCCTTCTCTTTAG
- a CDS encoding DUF58 domain-containing protein: MSTTTDLLKPEFVSRLKNMQLRARLVVEGFMVGLHKSPYHGFSVEFAEHRPYMPGDSLRNLDWKVFAKTDRYYVKQYEEETNLKSYLLLDVSNSMNFGTTGVTKFQYASYLAAALSYLMIQQRDAVGLATYDTELRSYHPPRSVHTYLNVLLTQLEKTQPSAKTDIGKNLHSVADRISRRGLVIVLSDLLDDPARMLSGLKHFRHEGHEVLVFHILDPREIDFAYSGDVRFRDLETEEEMPTQPWHLRKAYREQIQEFIESLRRGCREDSIDYVLLNTETSYAEALIQYLTKRKRLR, translated from the coding sequence GTGAGCACTACCACCGACTTACTAAAACCCGAATTCGTTTCCCGCCTGAAGAATATGCAGCTTCGGGCGAGACTGGTTGTGGAAGGGTTTATGGTCGGGCTTCACAAGTCGCCGTATCACGGCTTCTCGGTGGAGTTTGCCGAGCATCGTCCCTACATGCCCGGGGATTCGCTGCGCAATCTTGACTGGAAAGTGTTTGCCAAGACGGACCGCTATTATGTCAAGCAGTATGAGGAAGAGACCAATCTCAAATCGTATCTGCTGCTCGACGTCTCCAACTCGATGAACTTCGGCACGACGGGGGTCACGAAGTTTCAGTATGCATCCTATCTGGCGGCGGCGCTATCCTATCTGATGATTCAGCAGCGCGACGCGGTGGGACTGGCGACGTATGACACGGAGCTGCGTTCCTATCATCCGCCGCGCTCGGTGCACACCTATTTGAATGTGCTACTGACACAATTGGAGAAGACGCAGCCTTCCGCCAAGACGGATATCGGCAAGAACCTGCACTCGGTGGCGGACCGCATTTCCCGGCGCGGCCTGGTAATTGTACTCTCCGATCTGCTGGACGATCCCGCCCGTATGTTGTCCGGACTGAAGCATTTCCGCCATGAGGGCCATGAAGTGCTGGTGTTCCACATTCTGGACCCGCGGGAAATTGACTTCGCCTATTCGGGCGATGTGCGGTTCCGCGATCTGGAAACGGAAGAGGAGATGCCCACCCAGCCGTGGCATTTGCGGAAAGCGTACCGCGAGCAGATTCAGGAATTCATTGAGAGTCTGCGCCGGGGCTGCCGGGAAGACAGCATCGACTACGTGCTGCTGAACACCGAAACGTCGTACGCAGAAGCCTTGATTCAATACCTGACCAAGCGCAAGCGGTTGCGCTGA
- a CDS encoding helix-turn-helix transcriptional regulator has protein sequence MASSLTRTYVRRTQLGRAEFDNERIRRLRQELNMTQESFAHEIGVTFATVNRWENGRTTPNKVAQKVLGLLEKKLRKLKSPSETDSLLQQVASQQ, from the coding sequence ATGGCTTCCTCGTTAACTCGAACGTACGTTCGCCGCACGCAACTGGGCCGCGCCGAATTTGACAATGAGCGCATTCGCCGCTTGCGTCAGGAGCTGAACATGACTCAAGAGAGCTTTGCTCACGAAATCGGCGTCACCTTCGCCACCGTGAACCGGTGGGAGAATGGCCGCACCACGCCGAACAAGGTTGCGCAGAAGGTTCTGGGACTGCTCGAGAAGAAACTGCGCAAGCTGAAAAGTCCGTCTGAGACAGACAGTCTGCTGCAGCAGGTCGCGAGTCAGCAATAG